From the genome of Natrinema marinum:
GTCGTGGTTTCGGTTGGCCGGGATCACGGCCTGTCCCTCGGCGACCTGTTCGCGGACGTATTCGGGGTTTCGGTTCTCTCGCTCGGCGATGCGTTCCATCTCGGGCGTGACCGTCCCGTCGCGGGCGGCCTGCATCTGGGTTTGCGGCATCGATAACTAGGTTATACTACGGTGTTATATAGTTATCTCCGATCTCGAGACGGCGGCGCGACGCGTAGCGACCCTCGGCCTCGAGACCCGCCCGATTGAGTACCACACGCTCCCTAGTGGCGGGTTTCTGACGGCGTTCGTCGGGGGCGTCCGATTCGACCTCGAATCGATGACTGTGACGTTAGCATTGGAAATATATGCGTTTGAACGTCATACAAATTTACAATAGTTTCATTGGCTGCGGCGAAGCGGGTACTATGTATGGTAACAAGTAGCAGGCGGAGGGTGCTGACGGCGGCGAGTGGGATCGGTATCGGTGTGCTGGCCGGTTGCCTCGGCGGTGGTGGCGACGGTGGGCCGACATCGCTGAGCGTCGGCATTCCGAGTGCAAGCACGACGACCGGTGCAGCGAGCAATTCCTTTCAGCGAGTCGTCAAGGAACAGTCGGGTGACACCGAGCCGGCAGGCGAAATTCGCTGGCAGAATCAGGAGACGGGAGGGGACCCGCCGAGTCTCCGCCAGTTCTCGCAGGGGAACTTGCAGGCGCTGACCGCGGGGAACTTCATCGTCGCGTCGGCTCAGGAGGACCAGCCGCCGTTCGCCGAGCGGCCCCTGGACACGCTGCCAAACCAGATGTTCTCGATCACGCCGCTGCACATGCACATTCTCTCGGTGTCGGGATCGGGAATCGAGACGACCGACGACCTCGTCGGCAGCAACTTCTGGCCGCTGCCCCCGCAGTGGGGGCTGCGCCAGCAGGCCGAGACGGTGCTTTCGAACGCCGGTCTCTGGAGCGAACTCCAGAACTCCGATTCGGTCGTCGACGCCGGTACCGGTGACGTGGCCGGA
Proteins encoded in this window:
- a CDS encoding TAXI family TRAP transporter solute-binding subunit; the protein is MVTSSRRRVLTAASGIGIGVLAGCLGGGGDGGPTSLSVGIPSASTTTGAASNSFQRVVKEQSGDTEPAGEIRWQNQETGGDPPSLRQFSQGNLQALTAGNFIVASAQEDQPPFAERPLDTLPNQMFSITPLHMHILSVSGSGIETTDDLVGSNFWPLPPQWGLRQQAETVLSNAGLWSELQNSDSVVDAGTGDVAGLIEEGNIDAMMGYGAGFTNLAGWATEVDARADLQLVEFSDSLQEAANNTRGTSYSSIDVYGWEQQSFDADQMDVYGADFQFWLGSDVSRDVGYELARISNENTASIQEGQPAYLDHSDPQNMASLYLEDVPVHPGPYDYLEEQDVDMSAYTRGGE